A window of the Pseudomonas gozinkensis genome harbors these coding sequences:
- a CDS encoding carbonic anhydrase: MSDKDKQPLAASAQAAPVAESADAALKRIVDGFLHFHHEVFPQQEELFKKLATAQSPRAMFITCADSRIVPELITNSSPGDLFVTRNVGNVVPPYGQMNGGVSTAIEYAVLALGVQHIIICGHSDCGAMRAVLNPDSLEKMPTVKAWLRHAEVAKTMVHDNCNCTDEKESMPILTEENVIAQLQHLRTHPSVASRMANGHLFIHGWVYNIETSEIKAYDADQGCFLPLDGSHPIPVATPKARF; the protein is encoded by the coding sequence ATGAGTGACAAGGATAAACAGCCGTTGGCTGCGTCGGCGCAAGCCGCCCCTGTGGCGGAATCCGCCGATGCAGCGTTGAAGCGTATCGTTGACGGCTTTTTGCATTTTCATCATGAGGTCTTTCCGCAGCAGGAAGAACTCTTCAAGAAACTCGCCACGGCCCAGTCGCCACGGGCGATGTTCATCACCTGCGCCGACTCGCGCATCGTGCCAGAACTGATCACGAACAGTTCGCCGGGCGACCTTTTCGTGACCCGTAACGTCGGCAACGTCGTGCCACCCTACGGCCAGATGAACGGCGGCGTTTCCACCGCCATCGAATACGCAGTACTGGCCCTTGGCGTGCAACACATCATCATTTGCGGCCACTCCGATTGCGGCGCCATGCGTGCGGTACTGAACCCGGACAGCCTGGAAAAGATGCCGACGGTCAAAGCCTGGCTGCGCCACGCCGAAGTCGCGAAAACCATGGTGCATGACAACTGCAACTGCACCGACGAAAAAGAAAGCATGCCGATCCTCACCGAGGAGAACGTCATCGCCCAACTGCAGCACTTGCGTACCCATCCTTCGGTAGCCTCGCGCATGGCGAACGGTCATCTGTTCATCCATGGCTGGGTCTACAACATCGAAACCAGCGAAATCAAAGCTTACGACGCGGATCAGGGTTGCTTCCTGCCGCTCGACGGCAGCCATCCGATTCCGGTGGCGACGCCCAAAGCGCGCTTCTAA